The Cellulophaga sp. RHA19 genome includes the window GTTCAAAAAAGTATTGGATACTTACCAGAGCACAATCCTTTGTACTTAGATATGTATGTAAAAGAATATTTGGCTTTTAACGCAAACGTATATAAGGTATCTAAAGCAAGAATTGAAGAAGTTATAGAACAAACTGGCTTAACACCTGAAGCACACAAAAAAATAGACCAACTATCTAAAGGATACAGACAACGTGTTGGTTTAGCTGCTGCTTTACTGCACAATCCTGAAGTTTTAATTTTAGATGAACCTACAACTGGTTTAGACCCTAATCAATTATTAGAAATACGTAAACTGATTAAAGAGATTGGCAAAGAAAAAACCATTTTACTATCTACCCATATTATGAAAGAGGTAGAAGCCGTTTGCGACCGTGTTGTAATTATTAACAAAGGTGTAGTTGTAGCCGATAAAAAATTAACTGACTTAAGAGACGCTAAAGAACAAATTATAGAAGTAGAATTTGATTATAGGGTTGAAGAGCAATTACTAAACAGGTTGCCAAATGTGGTTGCTGTTAAAAACACTGCTGGTTTTGTGTATGAAATTACTTTTAATACAGATGTAGATATGCGCCCTGCTGTATTTGACTTTGCTCACGACAACGAATTAAAAACACTACAACTTAGCCGTAAAAACAAAAACTTAGAAAGTTTATTTACTGAGATTACAAGGTAGACTCATTTGCTTTTTCTACAAACTCCAATACAATTTCATCTAAAACATCTTGTATATTAGGATTTGTACAATTGGTTAGTATGCTTATTACTAAACCTTGTTTAGGGTACACAAAAAAGTTAGAGTAGCCGCCTACGCCATTACCAATATGACCATAGTACGCATTACCTTTTTTATCTGTGCTTACTTGCCAACCTAAACCGTAGTAGGTAGACTCACCATTTACTTCTTGCGCCGTTAAAAATTGTTGCTGTGTTGTTTCTTGTAAAAAATTACCTTTTAAATATGCGTTTCCTAGTTTTACAATATCTGTAGTTGTAGATAAAAATCCGCCGCCAGCAAGCTTGTAATAATTATTTACTTCTAATGCTTTTCTAAAACCAAGTCTTTTTTGAGAGTAAAACTGAGTAATACCTTTTACAAAGCTCCCTTTTACCTCTGCATATGTATTTTGCATTTGCAAAGGCTCTAAAACTTTTTTTTGCACATATTCTTCAAAAGGTACACCACTTGCCTCTTGCATAACTAATGACAATAAAACCCAATCATAACTATTGTAATGGTAATTTATTCCTGGTTTAAAAAGTAAATCATCACCCTTAAAAATAGCAATACTCTCTTTAATAGTATATGGCATATTTAAACCATACTCTTTACCTTTGTAACCACGTATACCTGCGGTATGACTAGCCAATTGCCTAATTGTAAAGTCGTACTTTTTTTTAGGATAATAAGGAACATAGGTATAAAAAGACTCTTCCAAATCTATTAAACCATCTTGCACCATAATAGCTAATGCAGTTGCTGCAATGGGTTTAGACACACTAGCAATTCTAAATACAGAATCGT containing:
- the gldA gene encoding gliding motility-associated ABC transporter ATP-binding subunit GldA, whose translation is MSISVQNISKTFGSQKALDNVSFAINKGEIVGFLGPNGAGKSTLMKVLTTYILADSGEAAVNEFSVADRINVQKSIGYLPEHNPLYLDMYVKEYLAFNANVYKVSKARIEEVIEQTGLTPEAHKKIDQLSKGYRQRVGLAAALLHNPEVLILDEPTTGLDPNQLLEIRKLIKEIGKEKTILLSTHIMKEVEAVCDRVVIINKGVVVADKKLTDLRDAKEQIIEVEFDYRVEEQLLNRLPNVVAVKNTAGFVYEITFNTDVDMRPAVFDFAHDNELKTLQLSRKNKNLESLFTEITR
- a CDS encoding serine hydrolase domain-containing protein, giving the protein MSFKRFLSYFTKRISSSKDNGVANNINYSKVDELLQSLVNNSKIPGIAIKATQHNKTIFNKGYGFSNLDNKTPINPDDSVFRIASVSKPIAATALAIMVQDGLIDLEESFYTYVPYYPKKKYDFTIRQLASHTAGIRGYKGKEYGLNMPYTIKESIAIFKGDDLLFKPGINYHYNSYDWVLLSLVMQEASGVPFEEYVQKKVLEPLQMQNTYAEVKGSFVKGITQFYSQKRLGFRKALEVNNYYKLAGGGFLSTTTDIVKLGNAYLKGNFLQETTQQQFLTAQEVNGESTYYGLGWQVSTDKKGNAYYGHIGNGVGGYSNFFVYPKQGLVISILTNCTNPNIQDVLDEIVLEFVEKANESTL